A single Pseudoxanthomonas sp. DNA region contains:
- a CDS encoding glycosyltransferase → MEKSLMIVAETFEIGGVETYIRSQVAQVLAQGWRVHLICGPSFSAAMLPSGLTTVVSDLGLGPGASIEEFLGCVDRMVEIARRHDVSLIHAHPFTSLFPAVAVASSMGIPCIATLHGPNSISGSYGAAYDFMLGSLVLPAASRVFAVSAEVAALARPFVEEDRLSIVLNATAPRSSSSILATPPQGGRWLAVGRLDQAKSGGIIQFARAAMDAGIAGVDICGDGPSRDHVQAALSELIDRGDVRLLGAHPEAAALMPSYAGVAGMGRVALEGLIAGVPVVLVGYDGIKGVLDADLYAAASWANLSGRGLANISNLMLTEQLERIDADGTASLAARIESERDAAVLWADFTAEARHLTPVRSETVETYMQQLRAAHPHSRASAFWSREVMDTLSRVVAAPSLEGSPLVAAYAVHSLANTRAVVEQQASATREMIERQAGEARSALRGLAEAIADGRQQELIARQLREWMLDSEARTAELLDRRLASGGEAMAEQLREIVDRIATHRHEEASRTDQALRGMSAELLKGVREALVAEVDRLNGCYAEAAAQGEATLQSLADIHRALAQQAAAAEAARGDDRLAMNEAITGMEAKMERALQEMESTVRQDLVRISSELDTQAEMGRDIIELHQRVLELEQELVDVYGSTSWALTRPMRAIKRILVQPRATWRHVRSVLSGNPPSDGHAPGSPTASSRLRRAWNLIRRSARTGRLDPADKARLLGMIRSNYTSAIATLGVEVKRPPLAPAEDGLEDVFVWSVIDWHFRMQRPQHLAAALAGKGHRVFYISNNFVDSRDAGFSVEALDTEGRLFQVNLNVPGAPQIYFDVASAEQVAAIQASLASLLGWTATTSSMSLVQHPFWIEPAQSLPNMRLVYDCMDHHGGFENNAESVLAGERTLVTASDLLIVTSQWLYDEMCDKSANIAMIRNATEYEHFCDRPAKVFVDPDGRRIIGYYGAIAEWFDVELIRQVASDHPRDLVVLVGRDTAGAEERLKGLPNVRFVGEVPYAELPYWVHAFDVCLLPFLIIPLTLATNPVKVYEYLSAGKPVVSVDLPEMAQFNGLVSLADEPIEFSRAVTHALEPSASAASAVQARQAFARQQTWAHRAADLDRAMDAIEEPKVSVVVLCFNNLDFTRACLDSLDLYSDYPNLEVIAVDNASTDGTQDFLRQWEAEGANRRFIGNATNLGFSAGNNVGLRAATGEYLVVLNNDTYVTPGWVRGLVRHLRRNPQAGLIGPVTNNIGNEARIEIHYASMEEMIASAGNYTRRHPGHAFPMGVAAFFCVMLTRRAYEAVGPMDEDFGVGFFEDDDYCRRLALCGFEILCADDVFVHHHLSASFNQLKADAKQELFEKNKKIYEAKWGPWVPHVYRERRPS, encoded by the coding sequence ATGGAAAAGTCGCTGATGATCGTTGCCGAGACGTTTGAGATCGGCGGCGTGGAGACCTACATCCGCAGCCAGGTCGCACAGGTATTGGCCCAAGGTTGGCGCGTGCATCTGATCTGTGGCCCCTCTTTTTCGGCGGCTATGCTCCCGTCCGGATTGACCACCGTAGTCAGCGATCTTGGACTGGGTCCTGGGGCGAGCATCGAAGAGTTCCTTGGATGCGTGGACCGCATGGTCGAGATTGCGCGACGCCATGATGTCTCGCTTATCCACGCGCATCCGTTTACGTCGCTGTTCCCCGCCGTTGCGGTCGCCTCTTCGATGGGCATCCCGTGCATAGCGACGCTGCACGGCCCAAACTCGATTTCCGGGAGCTACGGCGCGGCATACGACTTCATGCTCGGGTCCCTGGTCCTGCCTGCCGCCAGCCGGGTATTCGCCGTGTCGGCCGAAGTCGCGGCGTTGGCCCGGCCTTTCGTCGAAGAGGATCGGCTAAGCATCGTACTCAATGCGACGGCGCCACGCTCGAGCTCCTCCATCCTCGCCACGCCGCCGCAGGGCGGACGATGGCTCGCCGTGGGTCGGCTGGACCAGGCAAAGTCGGGCGGCATTATCCAATTCGCCCGCGCGGCGATGGATGCCGGCATTGCGGGCGTGGATATTTGCGGAGACGGCCCCAGCCGAGACCATGTACAGGCAGCGCTGTCCGAGCTTATCGATCGCGGCGACGTTCGATTGTTGGGTGCGCATCCGGAGGCGGCGGCCTTGATGCCGTCGTATGCGGGCGTGGCCGGCATGGGCCGCGTCGCATTGGAGGGGCTGATCGCCGGCGTGCCGGTCGTGCTGGTCGGATACGACGGCATCAAGGGCGTGCTCGATGCGGACCTGTATGCGGCGGCATCTTGGGCTAATCTTTCCGGGCGTGGCCTAGCCAACATCAGCAATCTGATGTTGACAGAACAGCTCGAACGGATCGACGCCGATGGCACCGCGTCGCTAGCCGCACGCATTGAGTCGGAGCGCGATGCCGCGGTGCTGTGGGCGGATTTCACCGCCGAGGCGCGACACCTTACGCCGGTGCGTTCGGAGACCGTCGAAACCTACATGCAACAGCTGCGCGCGGCGCATCCACACTCGCGAGCGTCGGCGTTCTGGTCGCGTGAGGTCATGGATACGCTGTCGCGCGTGGTGGCCGCGCCCTCCTTGGAAGGCAGCCCCCTGGTGGCGGCCTACGCTGTGCATTCGCTGGCGAACACCCGTGCGGTCGTCGAACAGCAGGCAAGCGCGACCCGCGAGATGATCGAGCGGCAGGCAGGCGAGGCCCGCTCCGCGCTCCGCGGCCTGGCCGAGGCGATTGCCGACGGGCGCCAGCAAGAACTGATCGCGCGGCAGTTGCGCGAATGGATGCTCGACTCCGAGGCGAGGACGGCGGAGCTGTTGGACCGGCGGCTGGCCTCCGGTGGCGAGGCAATGGCCGAACAGTTGCGGGAGATCGTCGACCGGATAGCGACGCACCGGCACGAGGAGGCTAGCCGAACGGACCAGGCATTACGCGGCATGTCAGCGGAGTTGTTGAAGGGCGTACGCGAAGCTTTGGTCGCCGAGGTGGATCGGCTCAACGGCTGCTATGCCGAGGCCGCAGCCCAGGGTGAAGCCACGCTCCAGAGTCTTGCGGATATCCACCGGGCCCTCGCGCAACAAGCAGCCGCCGCCGAAGCGGCTCGCGGCGACGACCGGCTGGCGATGAACGAAGCAATCACGGGAATGGAAGCAAAGATGGAACGAGCGCTGCAGGAAATGGAATCCACAGTCCGCCAGGACCTTGTCCGTATTTCCAGCGAGCTCGACACGCAGGCGGAGATGGGGCGCGACATCATCGAACTGCACCAGCGCGTGCTGGAACTCGAGCAGGAGTTGGTCGATGTCTACGGCAGCACGTCTTGGGCACTAACACGGCCGATGCGCGCGATTAAGCGAATCCTCGTGCAGCCGCGCGCGACGTGGCGCCACGTCCGGTCCGTCTTATCCGGGAATCCGCCCTCGGACGGCCACGCCCCCGGCTCGCCCACGGCTTCGAGCCGGCTGCGTCGTGCTTGGAATCTGATCAGACGCTCGGCGCGTACGGGCCGCCTTGATCCGGCCGATAAAGCGCGGCTGCTGGGCATGATCCGTTCCAACTACACGTCGGCCATCGCCACCTTGGGAGTCGAGGTCAAGCGTCCGCCACTGGCGCCGGCCGAAGACGGTCTCGAAGACGTGTTCGTCTGGTCGGTGATCGACTGGCACTTCCGCATGCAGCGCCCGCAACACCTCGCCGCCGCGCTGGCGGGCAAGGGACACCGGGTCTTCTACATTTCCAACAATTTCGTCGACTCCAGGGACGCGGGCTTTTCAGTCGAGGCACTGGATACGGAAGGCCGGCTGTTTCAAGTCAACTTGAATGTCCCGGGAGCACCCCAGATCTACTTTGACGTGGCCAGCGCCGAGCAGGTCGCCGCTATCCAAGCCAGCTTGGCCAGCCTGCTCGGATGGACGGCTACCACCAGTTCGATGTCGCTAGTCCAGCATCCGTTTTGGATTGAGCCGGCACAAAGCCTTCCGAACATGCGCCTCGTGTACGACTGCATGGACCACCACGGCGGCTTCGAAAACAACGCGGAGAGCGTCTTGGCCGGCGAGCGCACTCTGGTCACTGCGTCGGATCTCCTGATCGTCACTTCGCAATGGCTGTACGACGAGATGTGCGATAAGTCGGCGAATATCGCGATGATCCGCAATGCAACTGAGTACGAGCATTTCTGCGATCGTCCCGCCAAGGTGTTCGTCGATCCCGACGGGCGCCGGATCATCGGCTACTACGGGGCGATTGCGGAGTGGTTCGATGTCGAGCTGATTCGGCAGGTGGCCAGCGACCATCCGCGGGATCTGGTGGTGCTGGTAGGTCGGGATACCGCCGGAGCAGAAGAGCGTCTTAAGGGATTGCCGAACGTTCGGTTCGTGGGCGAAGTGCCGTACGCGGAGCTGCCGTACTGGGTGCATGCCTTCGACGTCTGTCTGCTGCCGTTCCTGATCATTCCCCTGACCTTGGCCACTAATCCCGTCAAGGTCTATGAATACCTTAGCGCTGGCAAGCCCGTCGTGTCTGTCGACCTGCCAGAGATGGCCCAGTTCAATGGACTGGTGTCGCTGGCCGATGAGCCGATCGAGTTCTCGCGAGCGGTGACGCATGCGTTGGAGCCATCGGCCTCGGCAGCCTCCGCGGTGCAGGCTCGGCAGGCATTCGCTCGCCAACAGACGTGGGCCCATCGCGCGGCCGATCTGGATCGCGCGATGGACGCCATCGAAGAGCCGAAAGTCAGCGTCGTTGTTCTATGCTTTAACAACCTGGATTTCACCCGGGCCTGCTTGGACAGCCTGGATTTGTACAGCGACTACCCAAACCTAGAGGTCATCGCGGTTGACAACGCCTCAACCGACGGCACTCAAGATTTCCTCAGACAGTGGGAGGCCGAAGGCGCCAATCGCCGCTTCATCGGCAACGCTACCAATCTAGGTTTTTCGGCTGGTAACAACGTTGGCTTGCGTGCGGCGACCGGTGAGTATCTGGTCGTACTTAACAACGACACCTATGTCACCCCCGGCTGGGTGCGCGGCCTGGTCCGGCATCTGCGGCGCAACCCGCAAGCAGGGCTGATCGGTCCGGTGACGAATAATATCGGTAACGAGGCACGTATCGAGATCCACTACGCGAGCATGGAAGAGATGATCGCGAGCGCGGGTAACTATACGCGCCGCCATCCGGGCCACGCGTTTCCGATGGGCGTGGCCGCCTTCTTCTGCGTTATGTTGACGCGGCGTGCTTACGAGGCTGTCGGCCCAATGGACGAGGATTTCGGTGTCGGCTTCTTCGAAGACGACGACTACTGCCGGCGGCTTGCGCTGTGCGGTTTTGAAATCCTCTGCGCCGACGATGTGTTCGTGCACCACCACCTGTCGGCCAGCTTCAACCAACTCAAGGCCGATGCTAAACAGGAGCTGTTCGAAAAGAACAAGAAGATCTACGAGGCCAAGTGGGGACCCTGGGTTCCCCACGTGTACCGCGAGCGCAGGCCGAGCTGA
- a CDS encoding ABC transporter ATP-binding protein, with protein sequence MSFEPAISISNISKCFEMYDTPRDRLRQFFAPKGRKYYREFWALNDVSFDVAPGETVGILGRNGGGKSTLLQIIAGTLTPTSGEVRVNGLLAALLELGSGFNPDFTGRENVFLNGAVLGFSRERMEEKFAEIETFADIGEHMEQPVRTYSSGMYVRLAFAVQACVDPQVLIVDEALSVGDEKFQRKCYDYIEGLRARGCAILLVTHATSTVEKFCQRAVLLHKGRLHGIGEANAIIDQYHALLYSDEKAYLRYVNSEAAEAAAPLPPNVAIGTEPAGTGSEDENDGGSAQPDLAETPGAGVVPPSAAEARGQLRACIEGWSATDDAGEPCEVFMSGEKVILSARIKAFDAIEEMQFGVLLRTVEGVSAFGSSTMYHEANLRHVAAGDVCEVKFAIDLTLCEGTYFVTLALAEAISHADMAYLDRRTDVVILKVRSPRAKGTGIAALPVDVTFKKLS encoded by the coding sequence ATGTCCTTTGAGCCGGCTATCTCGATCAGCAACATTTCGAAGTGCTTCGAGATGTACGATACGCCGCGCGACAGGCTGCGCCAATTCTTTGCCCCAAAGGGACGCAAGTACTACCGCGAGTTCTGGGCGCTCAACGATGTTTCATTCGACGTCGCCCCAGGCGAGACGGTCGGTATCCTGGGCCGCAACGGCGGCGGCAAGAGCACCTTGCTTCAGATCATCGCCGGGACACTAACGCCCACGTCCGGCGAGGTCCGCGTGAACGGCTTGCTGGCGGCTCTGCTGGAGCTGGGGTCTGGCTTCAATCCGGACTTCACCGGTCGCGAGAACGTCTTCCTAAATGGCGCGGTGCTAGGATTCTCGCGGGAACGTATGGAGGAGAAGTTCGCGGAAATCGAGACCTTCGCTGACATCGGTGAGCATATGGAACAGCCGGTCCGCACCTACTCCAGCGGCATGTACGTGCGGCTTGCGTTCGCGGTCCAGGCCTGCGTCGATCCGCAGGTGCTGATCGTGGATGAAGCGTTGTCGGTCGGAGACGAGAAGTTCCAGCGCAAATGCTATGATTATATCGAAGGACTCCGAGCACGGGGCTGCGCGATCTTGCTCGTTACCCACGCCACCTCGACCGTCGAGAAGTTCTGCCAACGTGCCGTGCTGCTTCACAAGGGGCGGCTGCATGGCATCGGCGAGGCCAATGCGATTATCGACCAATACCACGCCTTGCTGTACTCGGACGAGAAGGCGTATCTGCGGTATGTCAACTCAGAGGCCGCCGAAGCTGCCGCGCCGCTGCCGCCGAACGTCGCCATCGGCACCGAACCTGCGGGGACGGGTAGCGAAGATGAGAACGATGGCGGGTCGGCGCAGCCAGACCTCGCTGAGACGCCGGGCGCGGGAGTGGTTCCGCCCAGCGCTGCCGAAGCAAGGGGCCAACTGCGCGCATGCATCGAGGGATGGTCCGCGACGGATGACGCCGGCGAGCCTTGCGAAGTGTTCATGAGCGGCGAGAAGGTAATCCTGAGCGCGCGCATTAAGGCCTTCGACGCGATCGAGGAAATGCAGTTCGGCGTGCTGCTGCGTACGGTGGAGGGAGTTTCCGCATTCGGCAGCAGCACCATGTATCACGAGGCGAACCTGCGACATGTCGCTGCCGGAGACGTATGCGAGGTCAAGTTCGCTATAGACCTCACGCTGTGCGAAGGAACGTATTTCGTTACATTGGCACTGGCCGAGGCGATCAGCCACGCAGACATGGCCTACCTCGATCGCAGGACCGACGTAGTCATACTCAAGGTGCGCTCGCCGCGGGCCAAGGGAACGGGGATCGCAGCGCTCCCGGTCGACGTTACCTTCAAGAAGTTGTCATGA
- a CDS encoding ABC transporter permease has product MREVIGRYRGSVMGLLWSFFNPILMLAVYTFVFSYVFNARWSGGDGSKTEFALVLFAGLMVFNMFAECCNRAPLLITGNVGYVKKVVFPLEILPIISLGSSLFHLLVSFVVWLVFYAVFVGIPSPTVALLPVAVLPLILMTLGFSWMLASLGVYLRDVAQVIGVVTLVLMYLSPIFYPISVMPEQYRPFMNISPLTSTVEQVRDILMWGRGLDWSTWLISMVVGLLVAWLGFVWFQKTRRGFADVL; this is encoded by the coding sequence GTGCGCGAAGTCATTGGTCGCTATCGCGGTTCGGTGATGGGATTGCTCTGGTCATTCTTCAATCCGATCCTGATGCTGGCCGTCTATACCTTCGTCTTCAGCTACGTGTTCAACGCGCGTTGGAGCGGTGGGGATGGTTCCAAGACGGAATTCGCGTTGGTCCTTTTCGCAGGACTGATGGTGTTCAACATGTTCGCTGAATGCTGTAACCGCGCACCGTTGCTCATCACCGGCAACGTCGGTTATGTGAAGAAAGTTGTGTTCCCTTTGGAAATCCTGCCGATCATATCGTTGGGGTCCAGTCTGTTCCACCTTCTCGTCAGCTTCGTGGTCTGGCTAGTGTTCTATGCGGTCTTCGTCGGAATTCCTTCGCCGACCGTGGCATTGTTGCCGGTAGCTGTGTTGCCCTTGATCCTAATGACGCTGGGCTTCTCTTGGATGCTGGCATCGCTGGGTGTCTACCTACGCGATGTCGCGCAGGTGATCGGTGTGGTGACCCTGGTGTTGATGTATCTGTCGCCAATCTTCTACCCGATTTCTGTTATGCCGGAGCAGTACCGGCCATTCATGAACATCAGCCCGCTGACCTCAACCGTCGAGCAGGTCCGCGACATTTTGATGTGGGGCAGGGGCTTGGACTGGTCGACATGGTTGATTTCGATGGTGGTGGGCCTGCTGGTGGCGTGGCTGGGGTTTGTCTGGTTCCAGAAGACCCGCAGGGGGTTTGCCGATGTCCTTTGA
- a CDS encoding cystathionine gamma-synthase: protein MAHSSTPGSGEPGDLALGTLAIHGGQSPDPSTGAVMPPIYATSTYAQSSPGVHQGFEYSRTHNPTRFAYERCVAALEGGTRGFAFASGMAATSTVLELLDSGSHVIAMDDLYGGSYRLFERVRKRTAALDFSFVDLTDLAAFESSIRPETRLVWVETPTNPMLKIVDIAAVCEIAHRRGLRVVVDNTFASPMLQRPLQLGADIVMHSATKYLNGHSDMVGGMVVVGDDAELAEQMAFLQNSIGAVQGPFDSFLALRGLKTLHLRMKAHCDNALALAQWLETHPAIEKVIYPGLTSHPQHALASRQMQGYGGIISIVLKGGFDAARKFCENTRLFTLAESLGGVESLVNHPAVMTHASVPVERREKLGISDGLVRLSVGGEALGDLRADLEEALWKSEPAKAQQC from the coding sequence ATGGCGCACTCATCCACCCCCGGCAGCGGGGAGCCCGGCGACCTCGCCCTGGGGACGCTGGCCATCCACGGCGGGCAATCCCCGGACCCCAGCACGGGCGCGGTCATGCCGCCGATCTACGCGACGTCCACGTATGCGCAGAGCAGTCCCGGCGTGCACCAGGGTTTCGAGTATTCCCGGACCCACAATCCCACCCGTTTCGCCTACGAGCGCTGCGTCGCCGCACTGGAAGGCGGCACCCGCGGTTTCGCCTTCGCCTCCGGCATGGCCGCGACCTCGACCGTGCTGGAACTGCTGGACAGCGGCAGCCACGTCATCGCCATGGACGACCTGTACGGCGGCAGCTACCGCCTGTTCGAGCGCGTGCGCAAGCGTACCGCCGCGCTGGATTTCAGCTTCGTCGACCTGACCGACCTGGCCGCGTTCGAGTCCTCGATCCGTCCGGAAACGCGACTGGTCTGGGTGGAAACCCCGACCAACCCCATGCTGAAGATCGTCGACATCGCCGCCGTCTGCGAGATCGCGCACAGGCGCGGTCTGCGCGTGGTGGTCGACAACACCTTCGCCTCGCCGATGCTGCAGCGCCCGCTGCAACTCGGCGCCGACATCGTGATGCACTCGGCCACCAAGTACCTCAACGGCCACTCCGACATGGTCGGCGGCATGGTGGTGGTCGGCGACGACGCCGAGCTGGCCGAACAGATGGCCTTCCTGCAGAACTCCATCGGGGCCGTGCAGGGACCGTTCGACAGCTTCCTCGCCCTACGCGGCCTGAAGACGCTGCACCTGCGCATGAAGGCGCATTGCGACAATGCACTGGCGCTGGCGCAGTGGCTGGAAACGCATCCGGCGATCGAGAAGGTCATCTATCCGGGGCTCACGTCGCACCCCCAGCATGCGCTTGCCAGCCGACAGATGCAGGGCTACGGCGGGATCATTTCCATCGTGCTGAAGGGCGGTTTCGACGCGGCAAGGAAGTTCTGCGAGAACACTCGCCTGTTCACGCTCGCGGAATCACTCGGCGGCGTGGAAAGCCTCGTGAATCATCCGGCTGTGATGACACATGCGTCGGTGCCGGTGGAGCGGCGGGAGAAGTTGGGTATCAGTGATGGGCTGGTGCGGTTGAGTGTGGGGGGAGAGGCCTTGGGGGATCTGCGCGCTGACTTAGAGGAGGCTCTATGGAAGTCGGAACCCGCGAAGGCGCAGCAGTGTTAA
- a CDS encoding pyridoxal-phosphate dependent enzyme has protein sequence MAIHSSVLELIGDTPIVQARRLDTGLCTLYLKLESANPGGSIKDRIGMSMIEAAEKRGDLKPGATLVEGTAGNTGIGLALVAQQKGYKLMLVVPDKMSREKIFNLKAMGAEVILTRSDVAKGHPEYYQDLAERIARETPGAYFINQFGNPDNPAAHEFGTGPEILRQMDGQLDAIVFGCGSSGTMTGLSRCFAEHSPQTEMVLADPVGSILTQYINEGTLSTKSGSWLVEGIGEDFLPQISDFTRVRKAYAISDAESFHTARELLAKEGILGGSSTGTLLAAALKYCREQTTPKRVLVFVCDTGNKYLSKMYNDYWMLDNGFIERPQYGDLRDLILRPYSQRDTVVVSPTDLLTTAYQRMKLYDVSQLPVMEGDRLAGIVDESDVLLHVYGDEARFRDPVSTAMVSKLDRLDVRSPIEALLPVFDRGQVAIITDGDVFLGLITRIDLLNYLRRRAQ, from the coding sequence ATGGCGATCCACTCTTCCGTACTCGAGCTGATCGGCGACACGCCGATCGTCCAGGCCAGGCGCCTCGACACCGGGCTCTGCACCCTCTACCTGAAGCTCGAGAGCGCCAATCCCGGCGGATCCATCAAGGACCGCATCGGCATGTCGATGATCGAGGCGGCCGAAAAGCGCGGCGACCTGAAGCCGGGCGCCACGCTGGTGGAAGGCACGGCCGGCAACACCGGCATCGGTCTGGCCCTGGTCGCGCAGCAGAAGGGCTACAAGCTGATGCTGGTGGTCCCGGACAAGATGAGCCGGGAGAAGATCTTCAACCTCAAGGCCATGGGCGCCGAGGTCATCCTGACCCGCTCGGACGTCGCCAAGGGGCACCCCGAGTATTACCAGGACCTGGCCGAGCGCATCGCACGCGAAACGCCCGGGGCCTACTTCATCAATCAGTTCGGCAATCCCGACAACCCGGCGGCGCATGAATTCGGCACCGGACCGGAGATCCTGCGGCAGATGGACGGGCAGCTGGACGCCATCGTGTTCGGTTGCGGCAGCTCCGGCACCATGACCGGCCTGTCGCGCTGTTTCGCCGAACACTCGCCGCAGACCGAGATGGTGCTGGCCGATCCGGTCGGATCGATCCTGACGCAGTACATCAACGAGGGCACGCTGAGCACCAAGTCCGGCAGTTGGCTGGTCGAGGGTATCGGCGAGGACTTCCTGCCGCAGATCTCGGATTTCACACGGGTCAGGAAGGCCTATGCGATCAGCGACGCGGAGAGCTTCCACACGGCGCGCGAACTGCTGGCGAAGGAGGGCATCCTGGGGGGCTCGTCCACCGGCACCCTGCTGGCGGCCGCACTGAAGTACTGCCGCGAGCAGACCACGCCGAAGCGGGTGCTCGTGTTCGTCTGCGACACCGGCAACAAGTACCTGTCGAAGATGTACAACGACTACTGGATGCTGGACAACGGCTTCATCGAGCGTCCCCAGTACGGCGACCTGCGCGACCTGATCCTGCGCCCGTACAGCCAGCGGGACACGGTCGTGGTCAGTCCGACCGACCTGCTGACCACCGCCTACCAGCGCATGAAGCTGTACGACGTCTCGCAGCTGCCCGTCATGGAGGGCGACAGACTGGCCGGTATCGTCGACGAGAGCGACGTGCTGCTGCATGTCTACGGCGACGAGGCCCGCTTCCGCGACCCGGTCTCCACCGCCATGGTGAGCAAGCTGGACCGCCTGGACGTGCGTTCGCCCATCGAGGCCCTGCTGCCGGTATTCGACCGCGGTCAGGTGGCCATCATCACGGACGGCGACGTGTTCCTGGGACTGATCACCCGCATCGACCTGCTCAACTACCTGCGACGCCGCGCACAGTAG
- a CDS encoding YdcH family protein: MFEGQPQADIDALIKADPEFKQLYQRHRELDKKVTDAELGVLPIDDTLLGQMKREKLHAKERLLRIYDAKPH; the protein is encoded by the coding sequence ATGTTCGAAGGTCAACCGCAGGCCGACATCGATGCACTCATCAAGGCCGATCCGGAGTTCAAGCAGCTGTACCAGCGCCATCGCGAGCTCGACAAGAAGGTCACCGACGCCGAACTCGGCGTACTGCCCATCGACGACACGCTGCTCGGCCAGATGAAGCGCGAAAAGCTGCACGCCAAGGAGCGATTGCTCCGGATCTACGACGCCAAACCCCACTGA
- a CDS encoding OmpA family protein, with translation MQLAMAGLVFALAALPAGAADNPVIVQLNQRLAALQADPVLADVAAYEKLQAQNAIAAFDKARRSQRETAQYIAERRVEIAETAARAQAARREADRLDRTRSELLVEASRREAERARREAERLRVQAQIQAEEAERLRLAAEAEALARQEAETTLDTVAGQQANRLSAARQRELKLAREEAELVSGAKLPASKFEARGEVFTLGADVFAGNSAKLSSSGTSSTSALAAYLQANPKARARIEGYGDKQTPGQRRADALRDALTAAGVSRSRLQSAGKGAGTKARALEVVITH, from the coding sequence ATGCAGCTGGCGATGGCAGGGCTCGTCTTCGCACTCGCCGCCTTGCCGGCCGGTGCGGCCGACAATCCGGTCATCGTGCAGTTGAACCAGCGGCTGGCCGCGCTGCAGGCGGATCCGGTGCTCGCCGACGTGGCCGCGTACGAGAAGCTGCAGGCGCAGAACGCCATCGCCGCCTTCGACAAGGCCCGCCGCAGCCAGCGCGAGACGGCGCAGTACATCGCCGAGCGCCGCGTCGAGATCGCCGAAACCGCCGCGCGCGCGCAGGCCGCCCGCCGCGAGGCCGACCGGCTGGATCGCACCCGTAGTGAGTTGCTGGTGGAGGCCAGCCGCCGTGAAGCCGAGCGCGCCCGTCGCGAGGCCGAACGCCTGCGCGTGCAGGCGCAGATCCAGGCCGAGGAAGCCGAGCGCCTGCGCCTGGCGGCGGAAGCTGAGGCGCTGGCGCGCCAGGAAGCGGAAACCACGCTGGACACGGTGGCCGGCCAGCAGGCCAACCGCCTGAGCGCGGCGCGCCAGCGCGAGCTGAAGCTGGCGCGCGAGGAGGCGGAGCTGGTCTCCGGCGCCAAACTGCCGGCCTCGAAGTTCGAGGCGCGGGGCGAGGTATTCACGCTGGGAGCGGACGTGTTCGCCGGCAACTCCGCCAAGCTGTCGAGCAGCGGCACGTCCAGCACAAGCGCGCTCGCGGCCTACCTGCAGGCCAATCCCAAGGCGCGTGCCAGGATCGAGGGTTATGGCGACAAGCAGACGCCGGGCCAGCGCCGGGCAGATGCCCTGCGTGATGCGCTGACGGCGGCGGGCGTTTCCCGCTCGCGCCTGCAGAGTGCCGGCAAGGGCGCCGGAACCAAAGCGCGCGCGCTGGAAGTCGTCATCACGCATTGA